The genomic interval GTGCAGCTGCTCACAGAAAGGAAGCTGGATGCGCTCCCCTGAAAATCCTTGCGAGGCGCTCCGGCCACGTTGCAATGTGGATCGGCTTAGGGTTCGCAATTCCGGGGCAGGCCGCATCGTCAACGAACCGGGCGCTTTTCAAAACCCGCGTCGTTTTCGGCAGCAAGCAGAAAGCAGCAATCCGGCTCCGATTGCGTGGCCAAGGTCTTCATGACCGAAAGCCCGGCAAGGTCGATTTCGACGCAGCGATCGTCGGCGAGCGAAACGAAGGCCGTATCGCCGGTGATATGGGCCGCGAGCGGAATGCTGCCGAGCGGCAGGCAGCCAAGCTCGCGCATGCCTTCCGCGTCGACCACCGAAATGCTTTTATCGCCGCAGTTCAGGAGCAGAAGCCGATTTCCGGCAAGACCGTAGACGCGCAGCGGATCGCTACGTGTCTTCATCTCCCGCGTAATGCGCATCGAGGCGGTGTCGATGGCGACGAGCGTGTCTGAGAGGCGGTTCGTGACATAGAGCGTGTCGCCACCGGCATCGAGCCATATGCCCTCGGGCTTTTCGCCCGGCGTCACCGCCACGGGTGCGACGGATGCATCGCGCGGCGCGACCTTCGTCACGGTATGGCTCAGAAGGTTGCAGCAATAGGCTGTTTCGCCATCGGCGCCGACCCGGAAAAGGTGGCCTTTCAGCCCGCCGCTCGGCACGGCCCGCGACGGCGCGTCCGCCGACAGAGGGTCATCGAAGGTCATCAGGACGTTGTCGCCTTCGCTGAGCGCCAGCAACCGGCCCTGGCCATCGAGCGCGATGCCGTGAATCCGGCGCCAGGGCCGGCAGTCCAGCGTCCGGACGATCCTGCGGGCGGCAAGATCGACCACGGTGACGGAACGTCCGCCATCGCCATGGTCGGCGGATGTGCGCAGCCCGTAGTGACCGACGAAGGCGAATGCCCGATCGGCGGATACCACGAGTTCGTGCGAGTAGCGGGGCAGGTCGATACTGTCGAGGCGCTCGGTCGTCCGCCGGTCGTAGAAGCTCAGGCAGTGACTGCTCTTTTCAACGATAACCAGCGTGCCGGCATCTGCTTCGCTCATCGGCCCGGCAGCCCGCTGGTCAGGACGTCGATGGCGTAGAGCGATGTCGAGGCGGTGATGAACAGCCTGTTTTTCTCCGGCCCGCCGAAGGTGCAGTTCGCGACGATCTCGGGCACCAGGATTCTCCCCAGCCGCTCGCCGTCGGGTGTGAAGACCTGAATACCGTCATGCGCCGAGGTGAAAATATGGCCGTGGACATCGAGCCGAAAGCCATCCGAAGCGCCGGGCGAAACCTCGGCGAAGATCCGGCCGTTCCTGAGCCGCCTCCCGTCTTCCACCTCGAAGACGCGGATATGCGGCGGCCCGTTGGGCGCTTCGGACCGTCCCGTGTCGGAGATGTAGAGCAGGCTCTCGTCCACCGAAAAGGCGAGGCCGTTCGGTCTGTCGAAATCGTCGGCGACGACGGTGAGTTCTCCCGTCTCCGGATCGAGACGATAGACATAGCAGGCGCCGATTTCACTATCCGCCTTGACGCCCTCATAGTCGGAGAGGATGCCGTAGGGCGGATCCGTGAACCAGATCGTGCCGTCGGACTTGACCACCACGTCGTTCGGCGAGTTCAGACGCTTGCCCTGGTAGCGGTCGACCAGCGTCACCACCGTGCCGTCGGCTTCCGTGCGGCTGACCGCGCGGCCGGAGTGCTCGCACGAGACGAGCCGTCCCTCGCGGTCGCGCGTATGGCCATTGGTGTGCCTGGACGGCTCGCGGAATACCGTGCCGCCTTCCTCGGGATGCCAGCGCAGCATCCGGTTGTTGGGAATGTCGCTCCAGGTGACGCCGCCGTCCTCCCACCAGACCGGCCCCTCGCTCCATGTCGCCCCGGTCCAGAGTTTTTCAAGCCTGGCATCCGGCGCGACCAGATCGGCCATGCGGGGATCCTCGATAATGACATCGCTCATTGCGGTTTCCTCTCCGTTGCTGCTGGCGCAGCCATGCGCGCGGCCAAGAGCATCGCCTCCTCCGCGGCGAGCGGACTGGCGATGCCCTGGCCCGCAATATCGTAGGCCGTACCGTGGGCCGGCGTACAGACCGGAAATGCAAGCCCGCCTAGCATGGTGACGCCGCGGTCGAAACCCATCAGCTTCATCGCGATCTGGCCCTGGTCGTGATACATTGTCAGCACCGCGTGATGGCCTTCCTTCAGCGCCTTGACGAAGACGGTATCGGCTGGAAACGGGCCGTCGACGTCATGGCCACGCGCCTTTGCAGTCGCGACGGCCGGGCCGATGATGTCGATTTCCTCCATGCCGAAGCTGCCGCCGTCACCGGCATGCGGGTTCAGGCCCGCAACCAGCATGCGGGGCTGTTCAATCCCGGCGAGCCTGAGGCAGTTCTCCGTTCGGGCTATTTCCCGAAGGATTACCTCTTCGCTCAGCGCCGCGGAGACATCCTTCAGCGGAATGTGCGAGGTGACGCGGGCATTCCAGATCTGCTCGAGCACGTTGAACTCGCGGATGCCGCCATCATCCAGATCAAGCAGTTCGGTGATGAAACGGCTTTCGTCGTCATAACCTGGATGGGCATGGCGCATCGCCTTCTTGTTGAACGGCGTGTAGCAGACCCCGTCGACCCTGCCTGCCTCGGCGAGCCGCAACGCCAGCGAGAAGTTTTCGACCGCGAACCGTCCGCCGGCAAGGCTGGCTTCGCCGGGCGTGATGTCGGCCGGATCGAGATTGCCGAGATCGATCAGCGCCGGGCCGGTCACGGCATTCCCGATCTCCTCGATCGCGATTTCGGGGATGGCGGCCGCAAGCCCCGCGACGGCCGCGCCCGCCTCAAGCACCCGCCGGTCGCCGATGACGACCAGCCGCGCGGCATCCCGCACGCGTTCCGACGCCGCGAGCCGGGCGGCAAGTTCGGGGCTGATTCCTGCCGGATCGCCCATCGCGAGCGCGACCAGCGGGCGTTTTCCACCCTGCCGTTCAGCATCCATGTCGCTGTCTCCTCCCCTTCACCGCAACCGTTCACCGTCCGGCGAGAACAGCCGCATGCAGCCCTTCTGGCATGTCAGCCATATCCGCTCTCCGGAGGCGTGATCCTCTCCCTCGCGCTGTTCGACGGTGAGGTCCTGTCCGTCCGGCAGACGGCAGTAAAGATAACGCGTGCCGCCGAGATATTCGGCGAAATCCACCGTGGCTTCAAATGAAGAGCCGCCGTTTTCGCCGATCACCAGATGTTCCGGGCGGATTCCGAACCTGACCGGCGTGTTCTCGATCATCGCTTCAGCGGGCGGATCGACGACAATCGTCTGGCCGCCGACGGAAAGACTTCCCGCCGGACCGGCGGTCGCGTCGATGATATTCATCCTCGGCGAGCCGATGAAGCCGGCGACGAACAGGTTGTTCGGATCCTCGTAGACTTCGCGCGGCGTGCCGACCTGCTCGATCCGGCCATCGCGCAGCACGACGATCCGGTCGGCAAGCGTCATGGCCTCGGTCTGGTCATGGGTGACATAGATCATGGTGTTGCCGAGTTCGCGATGCAGCCTTGCGATCTCGATGCGCATGCTGACCCGGAGCTCGGCATCGAGGTTGGACAGCGGCTCGTCGAACAGGAAGGCGAGAGGCTTGCGCACGATCGCCCGTCCGATGGCGACCCGTTGCCGCTGCCCGCCCGAAAGCTGGCCCGGCCGCCGGTCGAGTAGCGGGCCGATCTTCAGGATTTCGGCGGCCGCCTCGACCTGACGTTCGATTTCGGCCTGCGGCGTCCTGGCGATTTCGAGGCCGAAGGCGAGGTTCTGGCGCACGCTCATATGCGGATAGAGCGCATAGGACTGGAACACCATGGCGATGCCGCGCTTCGAGGGGTCGAGATCGGTGACATCCCGTCCGGCGATGAGAATGTCTCCATCGGTGACATCCTCCAGCCCCGCGATCATCCGGAGCAGCGTGGACTTGCCGCAGCCCGATGGGCCGACGAAAACCACGAACTCGCCGCCCTTGATGGCGAGATCGAGGCCGTGAATGACATCGACCGCGCCGAAGCTCTTGCGCACGCCGCGAAGCGTGATGTCGGCCTTTTCCTCAGATAATGTGCTCATCTCACGTTCTGACCCAGACGAGCATCTCGCCGGGCTCCCGGTTATCCCAGAGGTGATAGGGGACGAAGCGCGCGGTCACCGGACGCCGTCCGGGCGCCTGCCGGTCGTAAAGCCGGTTGCCGTGTCCCTGCCAGTCTTCGCGGTGAGCCGGAACGTCGATGGCGACGCCGCCGTTCAGGGCGCTCAGCACGCTTGTGCTCGCCGTTGCAATCGTATCGTCGACGACCAGTTCGTGAAGGCCGGCTGCATTGTCGGTTTCCTCGACGCAGTAGATCAGCGGGCCCCGCGCCAGCGCGGCCCGGCCGAGGTCCGCCCGCACGGCCGGGTTGGCATGCAGCGCATAAGGTTGCATCGGCAAATCGAGCGTTACCGCATCGCCCGGCTGCCATTCGCGCTCGATGCGCAGATAGCCGCGTTCTATCTCGCATTCGACGGCCGCGCCGTTGATCGCCAGCGATGCGCCGTCGCACCAGCCGGGAACCCTCAGCGCCAGGCGGAAGGCGAGCGGCTTTTCGAGGCCGAGCGTGATATCGATGTGCCCATCCCACGGATAGGAGGTCTTCTGTTCCACTGTGA from Martelella mediterranea DSM 17316 carries:
- a CDS encoding YncE family protein, encoding MSEADAGTLVIVEKSSHCLSFYDRRTTERLDSIDLPRYSHELVVSADRAFAFVGHYGLRTSADHGDGGRSVTVVDLAARRIVRTLDCRPWRRIHGIALDGQGRLLALSEGDNVLMTFDDPLSADAPSRAVPSGGLKGHLFRVGADGETAYCCNLLSHTVTKVAPRDASVAPVAVTPGEKPEGIWLDAGGDTLYVTNRLSDTLVAIDTASMRITREMKTRSDPLRVYGLAGNRLLLLNCGDKSISVVDAEGMRELGCLPLGSIPLAAHITGDTAFVSLADDRCVEIDLAGLSVMKTLATQSEPDCCFLLAAENDAGFEKRPVR
- a CDS encoding SMP-30/gluconolactonase/LRE family protein, translated to MSDVIIEDPRMADLVAPDARLEKLWTGATWSEGPVWWEDGGVTWSDIPNNRMLRWHPEEGGTVFREPSRHTNGHTRDREGRLVSCEHSGRAVSRTEADGTVVTLVDRYQGKRLNSPNDVVVKSDGTIWFTDPPYGILSDYEGVKADSEIGACYVYRLDPETGELTVVADDFDRPNGLAFSVDESLLYISDTGRSEAPNGPPHIRVFEVEDGRRLRNGRIFAEVSPGASDGFRLDVHGHIFTSAHDGIQVFTPDGERLGRILVPEIVANCTFGGPEKNRLFITASTSLYAIDVLTSGLPGR
- a CDS encoding 4-hydroxythreonine-4-phosphate dehydrogenase PdxA, whose translation is MDAERQGGKRPLVALAMGDPAGISPELAARLAASERVRDAARLVVIGDRRVLEAGAAVAGLAAAIPEIAIEEIGNAVTGPALIDLGNLDPADITPGEASLAGGRFAVENFSLALRLAEAGRVDGVCYTPFNKKAMRHAHPGYDDESRFITELLDLDDGGIREFNVLEQIWNARVTSHIPLKDVSAALSEEVILREIARTENCLRLAGIEQPRMLVAGLNPHAGDGGSFGMEEIDIIGPAVATAKARGHDVDGPFPADTVFVKALKEGHHAVLTMYHDQGQIAMKLMGFDRGVTMLGGLAFPVCTPAHGTAYDIAGQGIASPLAAEEAMLLAARMAAPAATERKPQ
- a CDS encoding ABC transporter ATP-binding protein, which translates into the protein MSTLSEEKADITLRGVRKSFGAVDVIHGLDLAIKGGEFVVFVGPSGCGKSTLLRMIAGLEDVTDGDILIAGRDVTDLDPSKRGIAMVFQSYALYPHMSVRQNLAFGLEIARTPQAEIERQVEAAAEILKIGPLLDRRPGQLSGGQRQRVAIGRAIVRKPLAFLFDEPLSNLDAELRVSMRIEIARLHRELGNTMIYVTHDQTEAMTLADRIVVLRDGRIEQVGTPREVYEDPNNLFVAGFIGSPRMNIIDATAGPAGSLSVGGQTIVVDPPAEAMIENTPVRFGIRPEHLVIGENGGSSFEATVDFAEYLGGTRYLYCRLPDGQDLTVEQREGEDHASGERIWLTCQKGCMRLFSPDGERLR